From a single Oceanobacillus kimchii X50 genomic region:
- a CDS encoding TAXI family TRAP transporter solute-binding subunit produces MKGIKKFYLITFILIIMLLAACSSEEAEGEDSGEVEERDYPSTVTIGTASQGGTYYIWGGGLATLLEQNLDITSNVEVTGGPVHNIQLLDVDDIQLGMVTMGPLYEGYYGEGEWASKEFSDIRVIFPMYNTPFQWWSTASSGVTSIMEHEGERVGIGPAGGTPGTYNPLIYEALGIETGDQVAAGASDMASQMLDGQLDHIGFSAGLPIAAVTEVETQADINIYGIDGEEREKVMEALPYFTEFVIPQDTYESLDGDVETIAQFNFGVVQKEANEEFVYDLVKAYHENIDQMISTHASAQESEDPAAILENKEYPLHPGAIRYYEEIGIDLPDAVYPPEWEQNN; encoded by the coding sequence ATGAAAGGGATTAAAAAGTTTTATTTAATCACATTTATATTGATAATTATGTTACTTGCAGCATGTAGCAGTGAGGAAGCAGAAGGTGAGGATAGTGGAGAGGTAGAAGAAAGAGATTATCCATCTACAGTAACAATTGGTACAGCCTCTCAAGGCGGTACATATTATATTTGGGGTGGAGGACTTGCGACATTATTGGAGCAAAATCTTGATATTACTTCAAATGTGGAGGTAACAGGTGGTCCTGTGCATAACATACAACTTTTGGATGTTGATGATATTCAGCTTGGTATGGTGACAATGGGACCGTTGTATGAAGGATACTATGGTGAAGGGGAATGGGCAAGCAAAGAATTTAGTGATATTCGTGTTATATTTCCAATGTATAACACACCATTTCAGTGGTGGTCTACAGCAAGTTCAGGAGTTACCAGCATAATGGAACATGAAGGAGAGCGTGTCGGTATTGGTCCTGCAGGCGGAACACCAGGTACGTATAATCCCTTAATTTATGAAGCGCTTGGCATTGAAACGGGTGACCAGGTTGCAGCAGGTGCAAGCGATATGGCTTCTCAAATGTTAGATGGGCAGTTAGATCATATTGGTTTTTCTGCGGGGTTACCAATAGCTGCCGTCACAGAGGTAGAAACGCAGGCTGATATTAATATTTACGGTATAGATGGTGAAGAACGTGAAAAAGTAATGGAAGCATTACCATATTTTACTGAATTTGTAATCCCTCAAGACACGTATGAATCTCTTGATGGAGACGTGGAAACTATAGCCCAGTTTAACTTTGGTGTTGTGCAAAAAGAAGCAAATGAGGAGTTTGTATACGATCTTGTTAAAGCATATCACGAAAATATTGATCAAATGATTTCAACACATGCATCCGCTCAGGAATCAGAGGATCCTGCTGCCATATTAGAAAATAAAGAGTATCCGTTGCATCCTGGAGCAATTCGTTATTATGAGGAAATAGGAATTGACCTTCCTGATGCAGTCTATCCTCCTGAATGGGAACAAAATAATTGA
- a CDS encoding MaoC family dehydratase, protein MTVKDGWNGRFYEDFEEGDIYPHPLGRTVTKTDNIYMTLLTQNTNPIHFDDYYSEQTEFGKPLIDSTFTVALVTGQSVTDLSQNAMANLGWDEIRLPKPVFEGDTIYSYSEVLDKRESNSRPNVGIVNVKTSGYNQRGEIVITFKRTFMIYKKEHAPKKENILLNKVLESQE, encoded by the coding sequence ATGACTGTAAAAGATGGCTGGAATGGAAGATTTTATGAGGACTTTGAAGAAGGTGATATATACCCGCATCCACTGGGAAGAACGGTAACGAAAACAGATAATATTTATATGACTTTATTAACACAAAATACAAATCCGATTCATTTTGATGACTATTATTCCGAGCAAACGGAATTTGGTAAACCTTTGATCGACTCCACATTTACGGTTGCTCTTGTAACAGGTCAGTCGGTAACTGACCTTTCTCAAAATGCCATGGCGAACTTAGGATGGGATGAAATTCGACTTCCTAAACCTGTTTTTGAAGGAGATACGATTTATTCTTACTCTGAAGTATTAGATAAAAGAGAATCGAATTCACGACCAAATGTAGGAATTGTTAATGTGAAAACTAGTGGTTACAATCAACGTGGAGAAATTGTCATTACTTTTAAACGCACATTTATGATTTATAAAAAAGAGCATGCTCCAAAAAAAGAAAATATACTATTAAATAAAGTATTGGAATCGCAGGAATAG
- a CDS encoding DctP family TRAP transporter solute-binding subunit: MIIFLFLLNACQVQSYPEDHEQLSEEERIVIRFSHVVGEETPKGLASRKFAELVEERTDGYVEVQVFPNSFLYKDGEEIEALLAGDVQMLAPSTSKITALVPEWKVIDIPFAFENEEEIHDYLNSSAGKILEDKLVQKGFYPLAFWESGFKQVTNNRNALHYPEDFEGLEFRIMSSDILKEQFSLLGAHAQVETFDQVFPLLEQGVLNAQENTYSNIVSKNIHKVQDHLTVSNHGYLGYLVLINDDFWKSLPDEVQVIIIDVMEEVTEWEIKKARELNVQEYEYLQECQCINIHELSDEEKNTWEETLDPLYERFTEKYGSQYIHYLPRFLNY, from the coding sequence GTGATAATTTTTTTATTCTTATTAAATGCATGTCAAGTGCAATCCTATCCGGAAGATCATGAACAACTGAGTGAAGAAGAACGAATTGTTATCCGTTTTTCTCATGTTGTTGGAGAAGAGACTCCAAAAGGACTTGCTTCTAGAAAGTTTGCGGAGCTGGTAGAAGAAAGAACGGATGGGTATGTCGAAGTACAGGTCTTTCCAAATAGTTTTCTTTATAAAGATGGAGAAGAGATAGAGGCTTTGTTAGCTGGTGATGTGCAAATGCTTGCTCCGTCTACTTCAAAGATAACGGCATTGGTCCCAGAATGGAAAGTAATTGATATACCATTCGCTTTTGAAAATGAGGAAGAGATTCATGATTACTTAAATAGTTCAGCTGGAAAAATACTGGAAGATAAGTTGGTGCAAAAAGGCTTCTATCCTCTTGCCTTTTGGGAAAGTGGTTTTAAACAAGTAACTAACAATCGAAACGCATTACACTACCCGGAGGATTTTGAAGGATTGGAGTTTAGAATTATGAGCAGTGATATTCTAAAAGAACAATTTTCATTACTCGGGGCTCATGCTCAGGTAGAGACGTTTGATCAGGTATTCCCTTTATTGGAACAGGGAGTTTTAAATGCACAGGAAAATACTTATTCCAATATTGTCAGTAAAAATATCCACAAAGTACAAGATCACTTGACAGTTAGCAATCATGGTTACTTAGGATATTTGGTATTAATTAATGATGATTTTTGGAAAAGTCTTCCTGATGAAGTTCAGGTAATTATTATAGATGTGATGGAGGAAGTAACGGAATGGGAAATTAAGAAAGCGCGAGAATTGAATGTACAGGAGTACGAATATCTTCAAGAATGTCAATGCATTAATATTCACGAGTTAAGTGATGAGGAAAAAAATACCTGGGAAGAAACATTAGATCCGCTGTATGAGCGTTTTACTGAAAAGTATGGGTCGCAATATATTCATTATTTACCAAGATTTCTGAATTATTAA
- a CDS encoding ATP-binding protein, translating to MKKRIKLRTKILILSSILVCSSVLVSGWMMLISISDSFEEEIGERAIAIARTLTQLDDIIINVGQEGGEEYIQPIAERIRLSTNVDYIVILDMNRIRYSHPSETRIGEVFEGGDEIAAYSEHEYTSKALGELGYAIRAFVPIMDEAGTHQVGVAVVGILSPTFQSLVKDYQSDLLVSLVWGLLIGIGGSWFLATNVKKQTYQLEPYEIGRLFEERQTIMQTLDTGIIVTDDKGKISFMNKLAEEYTGYTFSGQMYISEVFTRSWITEQLLESEKVINKPVSFNKTMYLVSIYPIFVKKDFMGSLIILKNRSEIHQLGEELTGVKSLVSALRAQNHEYMNKLHSIAGLIQLDRTDEALELLIEETSDEENMIQFLRDRIDHYPISGLILGKRARAKEMGVHLWIHEDSYLNRVVEGFSSGDLITLIGNLLDNAIESCEDAVLKEVSCLIQGGNNSLYIMVEDSGKGIPTGESELVFQEGYSSKAKEGRGFGLALIKSIVEANQGEISITSKGTNGTIMEIIVGQKIGVGDDG from the coding sequence ATGAAAAAAAGGATTAAATTACGTACGAAAATATTGATTCTTTCTTCTATTTTAGTTTGTTCTTCTGTATTGGTAAGCGGTTGGATGATGCTCATCAGTATATCTGATTCTTTTGAGGAAGAGATAGGCGAGCGCGCTATCGCTATTGCCAGAACACTGACACAACTGGATGACATAATTATTAATGTTGGACAGGAAGGGGGAGAGGAGTATATACAACCGATTGCAGAGCGTATTCGTCTATCTACCAATGTTGACTATATTGTCATATTAGATATGAACCGCATTCGCTATTCACATCCATCAGAAACGAGAATAGGTGAGGTTTTTGAGGGAGGAGATGAGATAGCAGCATATTCTGAGCATGAATATACATCCAAAGCTTTGGGAGAATTAGGATATGCCATACGTGCTTTTGTTCCAATTATGGATGAAGCAGGAACACATCAAGTTGGAGTAGCAGTTGTTGGAATTCTGTCACCGACCTTTCAGTCTCTAGTAAAAGATTATCAGAGTGATTTGCTCGTTTCACTTGTATGGGGATTACTTATTGGGATAGGTGGTTCTTGGTTCCTAGCAACCAATGTGAAGAAGCAAACCTATCAATTGGAGCCTTATGAAATTGGAAGACTGTTTGAAGAGCGACAAACAATCATGCAGACATTGGATACAGGAATTATTGTTACAGATGATAAAGGGAAAATAAGTTTCATGAATAAACTTGCAGAAGAATATACAGGCTATACATTTTCCGGTCAAATGTACATAAGTGAAGTGTTTACACGATCATGGATAACTGAGCAGCTTTTAGAAAGTGAGAAGGTTATTAACAAACCTGTATCTTTTAATAAAACGATGTATTTGGTCTCTATATATCCTATTTTTGTAAAAAAAGATTTTATGGGATCTTTGATTATTTTGAAAAATCGCTCTGAAATTCATCAGCTTGGAGAAGAGTTAACCGGTGTTAAAAGTTTAGTAAGCGCGCTCCGTGCACAAAATCATGAGTATATGAATAAGCTTCATAGTATTGCTGGGCTTATCCAGCTTGATAGAACTGATGAGGCTCTGGAACTGCTTATTGAGGAAACATCTGATGAAGAGAATATGATTCAGTTTTTAAGGGATCGCATTGATCACTACCCAATATCGGGGCTTATATTAGGAAAACGGGCACGTGCTAAAGAAATGGGTGTGCATTTATGGATTCATGAGGATAGCTATTTAAACAGAGTGGTGGAAGGTTTTAGTTCTGGAGATTTGATTACATTGATTGGAAATTTGCTTGATAATGCAATCGAATCTTGTGAAGATGCTGTTCTCAAAGAAGTCAGCTGTCTGATTCAAGGCGGTAACAATTCTTTATATATCATGGTAGAGGACAGTGGTAAAGGGATACCCACAGGGGAAAGTGAACTGGTCTTTCAAGAAGGTTATAGTTCCAAGGCCAAGGAAGGAAGAGGATTTGGACTTGCTCTTATAAAAAGTATTGTTGAGGCGAATCAGGGTGAAATAAGCATTACTTCAAAGGGAACTAATGGGACAATTATGGAAATAATTGTAGGCCAAAAAATAGGAGTGGGTGATGATGGTTAA
- a CDS encoding MmgE/PrpD family protein, translating to MSLSEKLANYILDTNYEDLPTDVVEFTKLCILDYFSSAIAGSNQEAIQKVDDLVKELGGEPQAALVTGGKTSVTQAALLNGAASHIVEQDDIHKGSIIHAATVVIPAALAISEWKRLSGKDLITAVVIGYEVCYRIGEAVTPSHYYYWHNTATCGTFGATAAVAKLLHLTHEQIIHALGSAGTQAAGLWEFIEDGAMSKQLHPGKAAMNGVISALLAEKGFTAAKKILEGKRGFFEAMSTEYDVSKVTIDLGEQFKIMENSFKVHASCRHTHHAMDLMIELAEEKNIRLHDIEQINVKTYQVAIDITDNKNPDTQYASKFSLQFCTALGLLTGNGGVDAFNEESLWNENIRKLMKRVNVEVDPEINSNYPDKWGAIVEIKLTSEDWIRKETDFPKGDPENAVTSEDLLNKFRTLTRDLSIESQNILSDKLLNLENLDTIDDLFEFTKVRGILD from the coding sequence ATGAGTTTAAGTGAGAAACTTGCTAATTATATTTTAGATACAAATTATGAAGACTTACCTACCGATGTGGTGGAATTCACTAAATTATGTATATTGGATTACTTTTCCTCAGCTATAGCTGGTTCCAACCAGGAAGCGATTCAAAAAGTTGATGATTTAGTCAAGGAACTGGGAGGGGAACCACAAGCAGCTTTAGTTACAGGCGGAAAGACCTCAGTTACACAAGCTGCACTCTTAAATGGAGCAGCAAGTCATATTGTAGAACAGGATGATATTCATAAAGGTTCTATTATCCATGCAGCTACAGTAGTGATTCCTGCAGCTTTGGCTATTTCAGAATGGAAGCGACTATCTGGTAAAGACTTGATTACGGCAGTTGTAATAGGGTATGAAGTTTGCTATCGAATAGGTGAGGCTGTAACTCCCTCTCATTATTATTATTGGCATAATACGGCCACTTGCGGAACGTTTGGAGCAACTGCCGCAGTTGCAAAATTGCTTCACCTTACCCATGAACAAATTATTCATGCGTTAGGCAGTGCCGGAACTCAAGCGGCAGGACTTTGGGAGTTTATAGAAGATGGTGCAATGTCTAAGCAATTGCATCCTGGTAAAGCAGCTATGAATGGAGTAATTAGTGCTTTGTTAGCAGAGAAAGGCTTTACTGCTGCAAAGAAAATATTAGAAGGTAAACGAGGTTTTTTTGAAGCAATGAGTACAGAATATGATGTTTCAAAAGTAACTATAGATTTAGGCGAGCAGTTCAAAATCATGGAAAATTCATTTAAAGTTCATGCATCATGCCGGCATACACATCATGCTATGGATTTAATGATTGAACTTGCAGAAGAAAAAAACATCCGACTTCATGATATTGAACAAATCAATGTAAAAACATATCAGGTAGCAATCGACATTACTGATAATAAAAACCCGGACACTCAATATGCATCTAAATTTAGTTTGCAGTTCTGCACTGCTTTAGGTTTGTTAACTGGTAATGGTGGGGTCGATGCATTTAATGAAGAAAGCTTATGGAATGAAAATATACGTAAATTAATGAAGCGGGTAAATGTAGAAGTTGATCCAGAAATAAATAGTAATTATCCAGATAAATGGGGAGCTATTGTAGAAATTAAATTGACATCAGAAGACTGGATAAGAAAAGAAACTGATTTTCCTAAAGGAGATCCTGAAAATGCTGTTACTTCTGAAGATCTTTTGAATAAATTTAGAACTTTAACAAGAGATTTGTCTATCGAATCACAAAATATATTATCCGATAAGCTACTCAATTTGGAGAATTTAGATACAATAGATGATTTATTTGAATTTACAAAGGTACGAGGAATTCTAGATTGA
- a CDS encoding fumarate hydratase, translating to MREFHYEEIVNKVAVLCKEANYDLGQDVVSAFQQAVQTESSEIGKDVLNQLIENANIATENRVPMCQDTGVSVFIVKLGQDCHITGGSLYDAINEGVRKGYEEGYLRYSIVDNPINRKNTGDNTPSVIHIELVQGNQLEIQMSAKGGGAENMSKLMMLTPSDGIEGVKQFILDTVKEAGPNACPPLVVGVGIGGNFESCAYLAKKALFKPVGERHLDPELAELEEQLIQSINALGIGPQGLGGSTTTLDVKIEIAPCHIAALPVAVNLNCHASRHKHAIL from the coding sequence GTGAGAGAATTTCATTATGAAGAAATAGTCAATAAAGTTGCAGTGCTTTGTAAGGAAGCTAATTATGATTTAGGCCAAGATGTAGTGTCCGCATTTCAGCAGGCAGTTCAGACTGAATCGTCAGAGATTGGGAAAGACGTGCTAAATCAGTTAATTGAAAATGCTAATATTGCGACCGAAAACCGTGTTCCCATGTGTCAGGATACTGGCGTTTCTGTATTTATCGTGAAGCTTGGGCAGGATTGTCATATAACTGGAGGAAGTCTTTATGACGCAATTAATGAAGGGGTAAGAAAAGGATATGAAGAAGGTTATTTAAGGTATTCAATTGTAGATAATCCTATAAATAGGAAGAATACCGGCGATAATACTCCTTCTGTAATCCATATCGAATTAGTTCAAGGTAATCAACTGGAAATTCAAATGTCCGCAAAAGGTGGGGGTGCAGAAAATATGAGCAAACTTATGATGCTGACCCCCAGTGATGGAATTGAAGGTGTAAAACAATTCATATTGGATACAGTTAAAGAGGCTGGGCCGAATGCATGCCCTCCATTAGTAGTAGGTGTGGGTATCGGTGGTAACTTTGAATCCTGTGCCTATCTAGCTAAAAAGGCATTGTTTAAACCAGTAGGAGAACGTCACCTAGACCCTGAACTTGCTGAATTAGAAGAACAATTAATTCAATCTATTAATGCACTAGGAATTGGACCTCAGGGATTGGGTGGAAGCACAACAACGTTGGATGTCAAAATCGAAATAGCACCTTGCCATATTGCAGCACTTCCGGTAGCTGTTAATTTAAACTGTCATGCGAGCAGGCATAAACATGCTATATTATAG
- a CDS encoding Fe-S-containing hydro-lyase has protein sequence MSQIKIDVPFQDIDTIKSLRPGDRVLLSGSIYTARDAAHKRMEEQLKRNENLPIELQNQVIYYVGPTPAKPGEIIGSAGPTTSSRMDKYTPLLLEKGLKGMIGKGYRSQTVIDSIVNNCAVYFAAIGGSGALLARRIKSVEVIAYEDLGTEAIRKLELIDFPCMVINDSEGRDWYKESQEAFKKSSSKT, from the coding sequence ATGTCTCAAATAAAAATAGATGTACCATTTCAAGATATAGATACGATAAAATCGCTTCGTCCTGGAGATAGAGTGTTACTCAGTGGATCAATTTATACAGCTAGAGATGCTGCACATAAACGAATGGAAGAACAATTGAAACGAAATGAAAACCTCCCTATTGAGTTACAAAATCAGGTTATCTATTATGTAGGCCCCACTCCGGCAAAGCCCGGAGAGATCATAGGATCAGCAGGACCTACAACAAGCAGTCGTATGGATAAGTACACACCTCTATTGCTGGAGAAGGGGTTAAAAGGTATGATTGGAAAAGGGTATCGCAGTCAAACAGTCATTGATTCCATCGTAAATAATTGTGCTGTTTATTTTGCAGCAATTGGCGGTTCAGGAGCTCTATTAGCCAGACGGATAAAATCAGTTGAAGTCATTGCATATGAGGATTTAGGTACTGAAGCTATTCGAAAGCTGGAATTGATAGATTTCCCGTGCATGGTTATCAATGACTCAGAAGGTAGGGATTGGTATAAAGAATCCCAGGAAGCATTTAAAAAGAGTAGTAGCAAAACATAG
- a CDS encoding HpcH/HpaI aldolase/citrate lyase family protein has protein sequence MLRTCMFIPGDKDRRLEKVRALSADAFIFDLEDAVAEENKKSARQRVKRFIENTEHITTFVRVNAVDTDYFLEDIQEIVHANLDGIVLPMTDDREKIVIADYFLGQMEKRNNLKSGSVSIIPIIETASGLHNAYTIGSASQRVSCLAFGSEDFILNTNISPDEEQIQLLYARSKLVIDSKAVGLDPPIDSVYTDIHNDEGLKKTAKEGKKLGFQGKLVIHPGQIPIVNEVFSPSAKQIAEAERIIDAYNDAILNGSGAVQVNGKMIDAPIAERAKMILETGERYKNNI, from the coding sequence ATGCTGAGAACTTGTATGTTTATTCCAGGAGACAAGGATAGGCGTCTGGAAAAAGTAAGGGCACTTTCAGCAGATGCTTTCATCTTTGATTTGGAAGATGCCGTTGCAGAGGAAAATAAAAAAAGTGCAAGACAGAGAGTAAAAAGATTCATAGAAAATACGGAGCATATAACTACATTCGTTCGTGTGAATGCCGTGGATACTGATTATTTTTTAGAAGATATACAGGAAATAGTACACGCAAATCTGGATGGAATTGTACTCCCAATGACCGATGATAGGGAAAAAATTGTAATTGCGGATTATTTTCTTGGACAAATGGAAAAGAGAAATAATTTAAAGAGTGGTTCTGTGTCAATCATTCCGATAATTGAAACAGCTTCTGGTCTTCATAACGCATACACTATTGGTTCAGCAAGCCAAAGAGTTTCATGTCTGGCATTTGGCTCAGAAGATTTTATACTTAATACAAATATATCACCTGATGAAGAACAGATTCAGTTACTCTATGCACGTTCAAAGTTGGTGATAGATTCAAAGGCAGTAGGATTAGATCCACCTATTGATTCGGTTTATACAGACATTCATAACGATGAAGGATTGAAAAAAACAGCTAAGGAAGGGAAGAAACTTGGTTTTCAAGGTAAACTTGTCATTCATCCAGGACAAATACCAATAGTGAATGAGGTTTTTTCCCCTTCTGCTAAACAAATAGCAGAAGCTGAGAGGATAATAGACGCATACAATGATGCTATATTAAATGGTTCAGGAGCTGTTCAAGTAAATGGAAAAATGATAGATGCTCCAATCGCTGAAAGAGCAAAAATGATTCTTGAAACTGGAGAACGATACAAAAACAATATATAA
- a CDS encoding response regulator produces MVNVMIVEDDPMVQEVNKSFLEKMEGFHLQFCSESGKTVLDKAMESPPDLILLDMFLPDISGLDVLQEIRQKELPSDVILITAARDAKTIQQVFRLGAVDYLVKPFRFNRFQQALENYKKMWMKLQWSQSLSQEDIDDWNKQKNNMKTDSPPKGLSEITLKQIYMALLDQQRPVTAEELAEKMGMARVTVRRYLEHLEKQERITVQIEYGKVGRPSHNYSV; encoded by the coding sequence ATGGTTAATGTAATGATTGTAGAGGATGATCCAATGGTACAGGAGGTAAACAAAAGTTTCCTTGAGAAAATGGAGGGCTTTCATTTGCAATTTTGTTCTGAAAGCGGAAAAACAGTGTTGGATAAAGCCATGGAATCTCCCCCTGACCTTATTTTGCTTGATATGTTTTTACCCGATATTTCCGGTTTAGATGTATTACAAGAAATACGCCAAAAAGAATTGCCTTCAGATGTTATTCTAATTACAGCTGCACGAGATGCCAAAACGATACAGCAAGTATTTCGACTCGGTGCTGTTGACTATTTAGTGAAACCTTTCCGTTTCAATCGTTTTCAGCAAGCTCTGGAAAATTATAAAAAGATGTGGATGAAGTTACAGTGGTCCCAATCGTTAAGTCAAGAAGATATTGATGATTGGAATAAACAAAAAAACAACATGAAAACAGATTCACCTCCAAAAGGGCTAAGTGAAATTACGTTAAAGCAAATTTATATGGCTCTATTAGATCAACAACGTCCAGTTACTGCCGAAGAGTTAGCTGAAAAAATGGGTATGGCAAGGGTAACTGTACGTAGATATCTGGAACATTTGGAAAAGCAAGAAAGAATAACAGTCCAGATAGAATATGGCAAGGTAGGAAGGCCAAGTCATAACTATTCTGTTTGA
- a CDS encoding CaiB/BaiF CoA transferase family protein — protein sequence MLPLEGITVVTLEQAIAAPFATRQLADMGARVIKIERPEVGDFARNYDTTVNGLSSHFVWCNRSKESIELDLKTEEGKEALRRLIGKSDVFVQNLAPGAIERMGFIPDELTEKHPELIVCSLSGYGKGGPYETKKAYDLLVQCEAGLVSITGSEEIPSKAGISIADIAAGMYAYTGILTALLNRSKTGKGTVMEISMLEALGEWMGYPKYYSAYGGEEPRRAGASHATIYPYGPFTCGDGKTVFIGLQNEREWESFCLRILEQPQLTDNPKFESNYKRAENRDELKSIIERNFKSKTSEEVIEKVEEAKIANARLNSMKDFFEHPQLTARNRWQQVQTPVGEIAALKPPVTMKNVQSVMNPIPALGEHTESILKEIGMHSQVK from the coding sequence ATGTTGCCTTTAGAAGGTATAACTGTAGTCACTTTGGAACAGGCAATTGCAGCTCCTTTTGCTACTAGGCAGCTTGCAGATATGGGTGCAAGAGTAATAAAAATAGAACGACCTGAGGTAGGAGATTTTGCAAGAAACTATGATACTACTGTTAATGGTCTTTCCAGTCACTTTGTTTGGTGTAATCGGTCTAAAGAATCTATCGAGTTGGATTTAAAAACAGAAGAAGGAAAAGAAGCCCTTCGTCGTTTAATTGGAAAATCAGATGTTTTTGTGCAAAATCTAGCACCAGGAGCAATAGAAAGAATGGGTTTTATTCCAGATGAATTAACGGAAAAACATCCTGAACTAATTGTGTGTAGCTTATCAGGATACGGAAAAGGCGGACCTTATGAAACTAAAAAAGCTTATGATTTACTTGTTCAGTGTGAAGCGGGTCTTGTTTCCATTACGGGAAGCGAAGAAATCCCTTCGAAAGCAGGTATTTCGATAGCTGATATTGCTGCAGGAATGTATGCATATACAGGTATTTTGACAGCGCTATTAAACCGTTCAAAAACTGGAAAAGGTACTGTAATGGAAATATCTATGTTAGAAGCTCTTGGTGAATGGATGGGTTATCCTAAATATTATTCAGCATACGGCGGTGAAGAACCAAGGCGTGCAGGCGCCAGTCATGCTACTATTTATCCCTATGGGCCGTTCACCTGTGGAGATGGAAAGACCGTGTTTATTGGTTTACAAAATGAGAGGGAATGGGAGAGCTTTTGCCTTCGTATTTTAGAACAGCCACAGCTAACAGATAACCCGAAATTTGAAAGTAACTACAAACGAGCTGAAAATCGGGATGAATTAAAGAGCATCATCGAAAGAAACTTTAAATCAAAAACATCTGAAGAAGTAATTGAAAAGGTGGAAGAAGCTAAAATTGCCAATGCACGCTTAAATAGCATGAAAGACTTTTTTGAACACCCGCAACTAACTGCACGAAATCGCTGGCAACAAGTTCAAACACCTGTTGGAGAAATTGCTGCACTTAAACCGCCAGTCACCATGAAAAATGTTCAATCTGTAATGAATCCTATTCCCGCCTTAGGGGAACATACTGAATCGATTTTAAAGGAAATAGGAATGCACTCACAGGTTAAGTAA